TTTTTCACTATAAGACTAATAAATGCCTCTCAGGTTAGAAAGTAATCCAAAGAATGGAATTGTATTGGAATAGTaggccttgggtttttttcctaaaaaaaaaaaaaaagtaaaataaaaaacgTGGAGGTAATCCTGTCAGGCTCTGAGAATTTATCCATCACAGTTCATTAATGCTACCAAACCCTATTTTTAGCTTTTCCATAGAGTTAAGAAATGAACTCATCCATCTGGGCTATAGAAAGAAGAAACTTCCTCTAAATGTGTTTTTGCTTCCAAGGCAAAAACATCTCGTCTCAGTGGGACAAGCGAAGCCTGCCCATGCTGCTGGcagcattttaaaggaaaatgttgcTGATGAAGCTAGGAATCTCTGCATAACTGTAAGCCTTTCACTGGGACCTAAAACGGGCTCTGTCTTACAAAACTGAccaaactaaaaattaaaaagtgaccTCTTAAGGAACGAAGAGCTCCTTTTCTGTACCTTCCTATAGTAAATGTTGCTTGTGCTTAGAAAACTGGCTATTTAAGTCAATGCCTTGCTGGCTACTACTTTGTCCCCACTGCAAAAAAGGGAGCTGGAGGCAGAAGGGAGACAAAGTGGGaataaggaaagaagagaagctggaggaagagTTTGAGTCGCCTCAGGTGAAATAGGTGAACAAGGATGAAACACTGCAATATTTTAGCTTtcaaaaaagctgtatttcaaacACTACCTGCTTCATCTCAAAGCCAAGTAGAGCACTCAACAGACCATAAAAATAGctgatgaataagaaaaaagtaatgGGAAATGTGCATCGTTCCTGTCCCTGTGCTCGCCTTTAAAGCCCGTGCAGTGGGTTTGTTACTCTGCCAAGGAAAAGCATTGCCCTTGACTTCTCTTCGAAAACGGCCAAAAGGAATGGCTTGTTCAGCGTTACTTCCAGGAACACCAAATCTTCCTTCTGTGCTGTGGGGTCTTCTGGCTGATCTGTTCCATCACTGGTCAGTTTGAAAAAGGCTTTATTTATTACCTGTAAGGCAAAACATATGAGTAAATCCAGTGTTGTCAGAGCTTAATAGTGAAAAGATGAATGAGGGTTTAAGTGCTTTCTATCACATGAAGTAATCGGTAACTTAGATCAGCTGTAAGCAGCACAGGATGGACTCCATGGGTGTTTAAAAAAGACCTTGGAGACTTGTTCCGTGACATGTGAAAAAGCTGTACAACTGCTTGTACCCTTGGGCTGTATGAAATCCTGGTACCCTTGAAGCCCCTGACAGAACTTCCAAGGTAGGACAccttctaaaaagaaaataaaatcaaaggcACTCGAATTATACTTCTGGAACAGAATTTGCCTTCTTTTTATGAAAGACAGCCTTCTCCTTCAGGctctccctttttccccttGGGACTTGAACACTGGAGCCTCTCCTCAGGTGAGGTGGTGTGCTGCACGCGCCTCTGTTTGCGATTTCTGGGAGTAGTCCCAAAGTGATGGAAAATTACCCTCCACAGCCCAGTAGCTGCGGCCTCTTCTACTTGCTTCAGCTGTAGTGCCTGGAGGTGTCAGACTGCATTCGTTACCACCTCCAGCTCAAATTTGTCCTCAGAGTACCTAGCACGCTCAGACCTTAAACTTCAACTCTCTTGCTTGTAATGTTTGCTGCAGTGACGAAATTTAGATAGTTTAAAGTGAACCTGTTCCCGCTGATGGATTAATCTAAAAAGTACTCGCTATCATTCAGTCGTCTGGAAAATCCCCTACTAGCACGTGTCCCGCAGGGCTCTGGTTTGTTCTAGGTAAATTTATACAGTTAGAGAGGCTAAAACTGAGCAGGaggtgtattttttaaatgccagtaATGTGAACCGTACCTTTCCAAGTGTTAGATTGGCGTCACTAATTTTACTGAGAtctgctcccttccccagcagcgCAGGCAGTCCCATCTCTGCAAGAAGCTCCTGTAGGTCGGAGCTGCCTTCTATTGTCAACTCCGGCAGcgttaatttaatttctctacAGAAAATAGAGACACGTGAGCACATACTCTCCACTATGAAAGGATGGTGGGCCTTGGGCATGGGCATGTGAAAACAGCCACAAGAAGCGCTCAGTACGTGGGGACAAACAGCTACCAAGGGCTGATGGGTGTCACGTTACAGTTTCCAAGTGGGGAGTCATCCTAAATCTGCCCCAGGTATGCTACCACATCCCAGATCATCCCACTTCATGGGTCCTGTGTTGTCAGCTATGGAAGAGGCGCTTGTTTCCTTGAAATACCCCCAGGGGAAAAGCCGATCCCACTGAAGTTGAGCTCCCTCGGGGGGAAGGCACCCTGGGCTTGCAGGTGTTTCTTTGCTCGGTGTTAAACCCCCCCCAGCAGGACCCGACCCTGGCCAGCAAGCAGGCGGGCCGGCGCAGCGCGGCTACCCGTAGGCCCCAGCCCTACCTCGGGGACAGCGGCTGAAGCCAGGCCGAGGACTGCAACAACAGCTCCGACTCCACATGCTCCAAGTCGCTGCCATTGacgggctgcagcagcaccagcagcgcTGTCTTGCTGATGGGGACTTCCACCACAGAAAAACTCCCGCTGGCGTCAGTTCTGTACTTGAATGTCCCCGTGACTGACAACATCGGGACCGAGACCTTCGTGTGCGAATCCACCCAGAATTCCTGAGGCTCTTTGAGCCGGGAGGCTTGCTCGATGgtcactgaaaaacagattgAGAAAGAAGACATGGATTCTTTTGTTTCTTCgctcctcccctctgccccttaGCAGGTatatgtttgtttaaaatcaaCACACTGCTTTAGCAAGGGCTGTGTGTATAAAATCATGTTGAGCTACTGTAAACATATGTATTCTGCCTTTTAATATGCCTTCTGGTAGCATCAGGCGGAGGCTGGTGTAGGCTCGCAGGACAGGGACAAGCACCATCAGGACTGCAGCCAAAGCTGCTCTATTTCTACTGGCTTTGTGGCCTTTCCTGGGCACGGTATCTCTGCGTGGTTGCCTGCTTCCTCACAGGCTGCCAGGGGCTCCCGGGTGGCCCGTAGGCCTGTGTGGAGGGTCTGCTTGGATTTCCTCCAAtgtgcagctgtgctggcacatTGCGAGCTCACCCATCAGGGACGGTCCTTGCTGCAGGAGTGCTCCTGGGCAGCCGGGTGGGCttgggagagggaaggcagTGCAAGCTCTGGCTGAGGTCTCACCCTTGGCGATCTTATGAACCAAAGCAATGGGGAAGGCAGTAAGCATAGAACTGAAGTGTTGACTGAGCCAAGGAGGTTAAAAAGGATGTAGCTGAACACTTGCTAAACCTTAATATAGTTTTCTTACCCAATTCACAAGCTTGGGAAGCCTTGctctcagctcctgctgcttctgtgcagcTTTGCCTTTCAACATGTTATCTGCTCACTGCCACAGATCAGTGCTGTTGCCCCCTTAGGCAGATAGTCCTGTTGGCATTAAAGAAACTACTGCCATCAGTGAGAAGGGCAACGATCAGAAGTCTAAAAATTGCTCTTTGGTGGAATTAGGAAAACAGATGTATATGTTGTGGTAAAGAAAGGACCTCCTTGCATTAAAGTAGTTAATACTGGTATAAAATAGGAGCTGGTCTGGCTGTACTGTTAACTAGTCTATTCTCCAATAAATCCAGATAAAAGCCAGACCCTAACATATTAAATATGTAAGAAGTGGTTTTGCATATGAATACTTGCCTTTTAAATGACCTTGCATAAATAGAGCATTTAGGCGCTTTCATCTATAACTTCAccaaaaagaagcagcatgtgGGAGATGTGAAAGatctaagcaaaaaaaagaataaggaaGCAGAGTcgttcaccttttttttcttactttataAGAACAAGGGATGCAAGCAGAAAGGAGCTGCTTTCACAGGGTCTGTATAACCTACAGAATTTATCCTCACAGGATAGCAAAATTCAAGACTCTAACagttaaataaaaggaaaaaaataattgagcaTTCAGATTGCTAACTGTGTCAAGGTGGGATAATAACTGGCTTTAATTAGTCTTGGGAAAGATACTGCAAAATTTCAAAGCTTTGCTATTGACTTTGGGACTGAGTCCATTAATACTGTGCCAGTTGTGAACTGTGACAAATCAGCTCCCCTGTGTTTGAAATGGTTCCCTGCGGCCTTCTGCTAGGTGAAGGTCTGGGCATCAGCGCCCTCAGACGTGTAACTAGGTGTGCATTCCCCTGAAAGCACTCAAAAAGATGTTAGTAGTCTTAATACAGCTATTTGTTTCTTACAGTATGTTTTTAGGACATGGAAGAGAGGTATTTACTAAAGAAACCTTGTTTTTGCCTCAGACACCTGGATTGTAAATCGAGGAAAACTGGAGATGATGAGCATCCCTTCTAAGAAGGTGACAGCTGACGCtttggaagaaatgttttcGTACAGTGAGATCTCTCATATCAGAACACAGGCTGTGGGATGGGTCAGCATTTCAGTAACCATATCACAGGAGGGAATAAACCTGTGTTTACAATCTAGGGAAGGTAACTGAAGTGAAAGAGGCTGTCAATCGCAGGGTGAAGAAGTAGCCTGGGAGAGTAAGAGAGTACTGCGCAGTACTGACTTGGGGGTGCGGGAAAGAAAGGTCGGACCTCTCTGCTTCAGGTGAAGATCTCCATGTTCTGTAATACAGGCTTTATGCCAGCCTGACAAGCTTAATAAGAGGATGACTTTCTGTGGAAAGCTATGACTCTCCTTATTCACCTTCCCACACCTTTCCTAATCCTTTGCTTCCTGGCTGAGGAAGATTTCTCAGAGGCCAtctccctccaccccctccccatTGCCCTTGCTGACTTGTGGCAGAGCGCAGGCAAGACCCCTGGCACAGCGGTGGGGAGCAGGGCACTGTACAAGGAGCAGCGGTCCAGCCTTTCATCTGAGCCCTTCCCTCTCGTCGCTGGCCAGGTGTGACCTTGCTTCCTGCCcaagagcagggctgctggtCCTCAGCTCAGCCTGCCCCCAAAGCGAGCAGTGCTGCCTCATACCTGCCAAGCGGACGTCCACTGCAAACAGCAGGTCGGCGGATGGATCGATGTCTGTCAGTAAACACTTGCTTTGGCCCTTGCTTTTGGCCTCCACAAAGGCGTTTATTTGTTTCGCTGCTTCGTTTGGGTTTGTAAAATCAACAGCTCGGGCATAGAGAGCATCAGCAGAGGGGAGCAAGTCCTGCACGAACAGCTGGGATAGAGGCACGCCGGGAGCAGAGAACAGGCAGAGCGTCTTGGAAAAGAGCAGCTCCTCGTCCCTGCTCTTAATAAGGCTTTCGATTGTCCTCAGGCTGGAAAGGACTTTGTGTCCATCCACCCTGGAGGTGCAGTCAGGGTTTCCAGAGGGGGGAACAAATCCCAGCAAACCCTGTAAATCAGCTGCCGTCTGGTTTGAGGCACCCAGGTAGAAAGACGCCAAGGAGCCATAAAGACTGGTTGGGGACAGGAGCACGTTTTCGCCCCGCCGCACCTCCCGCAGCTTGCCATAAAACCGCGCGCCCAGGACGTAGACAAAGTCCTTCAGGTAGCTCAGTTTCTGCCCCCCCGAGCCACTCATGCTCGGGGCTTCCAGCTTGTCCTTGTCATTCAGGTCATCTTCATAGGCAGGTGTGGTTTGAGACTCGATCGAGACAGGGacaaaagttttctttccttcctggaCCAGGCTTTCCAGCTCCTCACAGGTACTCTTGTCGAAAGAAAACAGATTGAAAGGGTGGACGTAGACCCGGTCACAAGTCACTGCAGTGAGGCACACCAACATGCGGAGAAGGTCCGCTGCCAGGTTCATGTTGAAAAATTGCTTCCACGGTgtctgctgaaagaaaaagtggGGAGGAAAGAAGCCTGATCAGCCTCTCGTAAATACAGTTTCTCTTACTCGCAGGGTGAGGTGCTAGTGCTGCGTTGGAGTTACAAAGGCAGGAATTTCTGTATTTAGTGCTGGTTGTTCTGACTGTGCCCCCTGAAAAGCCCAGGGTGGGATGGTCACCAGCTTCAGTGGTGGCAGGTGGGGAAATTCTGAGCACAGGTTTGACTCCATTACCTGCTGCAGTACCCCAAGGGTTTAGCATGGGAAGCAATATGGTTGTGCATGCTGACTAGTTAGGCTTGCAAACTAGAATGTGCTAGGACTGGCAAACCATTATAATAACGCAAGAGTGTTGCTCCCGGGAGCTGGTCAGAGCTACCTCTGCAAACTGCTGCACTAAATCTTGCTGAGACACGGACGGGCTAAGCAATTTGCCTGCTGTTACATGGGAAGAGCAGGTTTGGAAACCAGGTCTCTTAAGGTCCGACCACAGAATGATCCCACTTTGTCTGTCTAGTCAGCATAATACTTGGCACTAGCACAGCATTTGTGTTTTCATAGCCCAGTGCAAACATTCATTCTAGCTTCTAGGCAAACACACTCAAGGCTTCCTTATACGAATGTGGtaacactgaaaacattttcacagcaCCTTCTTTATCGGAATACAGGGTTAGAAAGGGTAAGATGAGTTTTATTCTACTTTACAGGCAGTCTTCTCCTGCAGTAAAAGACTACCTGGTGCTCTCGTTTTTcctgatgggaagtagagaattTTACTGGAGGTGGATGTCACCGGTGTTTTGACACAAAGGAGCTGGTGCACGTTGGGAATGAGAAAGTCACGggcacacatacatacatatatgtgcaaacacactgacattttttgcatttttataactCTACCTTCTCCCAgatttgattattttaataactaATGGTTCTGCTATACCTTCCTTGGATTTCTGGTGTATGACTTTGAATTTGTGCATTTGAAATCCAAGTGCACTGGAAATTATGCATCTATAACACTTATCATCGGCC
This Phalacrocorax aristotelis chromosome 3, bGulAri2.1, whole genome shotgun sequence DNA region includes the following protein-coding sequences:
- the AGT gene encoding angiotensinogen, with protein sequence MNLAADLLRMLVCLTAVTCDRVYVHPFNLFSFDKSTCEELESLVQEGKKTFVPVSIESQTTPAYEDDLNDKDKLEAPSMSGSGGQKLSYLKDFVYVLGARFYGKLREVRRGENVLLSPTSLYGSLASFYLGASNQTAADLQGLLGFVPPSGNPDCTSRVDGHKVLSSLRTIESLIKSRDEELLFSKTLCLFSAPGVPLSQLFVQDLLPSADALYARAVDFTNPNEAAKQINAFVEAKSKGQSKCLLTDIDPSADLLFAVDVRLAVTIEQASRLKEPQEFWVDSHTKVSVPMLSVTGTFKYRTDASGSFSVVEVPISKTALLVLLQPVNGSDLEHVESELLLQSSAWLQPLSPREIKLTLPELTIEGSSDLQELLAEMGLPALLGKGADLSKISDANLTLGKVINKAFFKLTSDGTDQPEDPTAQKEDLVFLEVTLNKPFLLAVFEEKSRAMLFLGRVTNPLHGL